One region of Cucurbita pepo subsp. pepo cultivar mu-cu-16 chromosome LG03, ASM280686v2, whole genome shotgun sequence genomic DNA includes:
- the LOC111789691 gene encoding protein LITTLE ZIPPER 4, with protein MERLNSELYLQNCYIMKENERLRKKAQLLNQENQALLSELKQKLSKGSSKANSSKSIPDLNLSSANPSNSSN; from the coding sequence ATGGAGAGGCTAAACTCAGAGCTGTACTTGCAGAACTGTTACATaatgaaggaaaatgagaGACTGAGGAAGAAAGCTCAACTTTTGAACCAAGAAAATCAAGCACTGCTTTCGGAACTGAAGCAGAAATTATCTAAAGGAAGTTCAAAGGCCAATTCCTCTAAATCAATCCCTGATCTTAATCTCTCCTCTGCAAATCCTTCAAATTCTTCCAACTGA
- the LOC111791865 gene encoding uncharacterized protein LOC111791865 — translation MASSGVPVEIEEDDELFEIDLEAVNSIISPRHFCEDTYGFFTATGGAALLANCLLPISDLSNAVPMADSADFEMFPFATPPEPTRLEKAFQLPLGFGLRQALINRSEMKLSSG, via the coding sequence ATGGCCTCCAGCGGAGTTCCGGTGGAAATCGAAGAAGACGACGAACTCTTCGAGATCGATCTCGAGGCCGTTAACAGCATTATTTCTCCGCGGCATTTCTGCGAGGATACTTACGGTTTCTTCACGGCCACCGGCGGTGCCGCGCTTCTCGCCAACTGTCTGCTTCCGATCTCCGATTTGTCCAATGCCGTTCCGATGGCCGATTCCGCCGATTTTGAGATGTTTCCATTTGCAACGCCACCGGAGCCGACGCGTCTGGAGAAGGCTTTTCAGTTGCCGCTGGGTTTTGGCCTTCGTCAGGCTTTGATTAATCGATCGGAGATGAAGTTAAGCAGTGGATGA
- the LOC111789792 gene encoding protein YIPF5 homolog isoform X2, with the protein MGTVKKEFAVPPVVFPSGGNPNLHQRGVATAPFQPPRSTGSSIPFMSFDIGSAAAASTSSGGIYGGPIGGGSVPGGANFEDEEPLLDELGIHPDQIWKKTKSILNPFRVKPDVHKDSDLSGPILLYMFFGLFQLLAGKIQFGVILGWIVVSSIFLYVVFNMLAGRNGEV; encoded by the exons ATGGGGACGGTGAAGAAGGAGTTCGCTGTACCACCGGTGGTTTTCCCCTCTGGCGGCAACCCCAATCTTCACCAACGGGGTGTGGCGACGGCGCCATTTCAGCCTCCTCGGTCGACCGGCTCCAGCATTCCGTTTATGTCCTTCGACATCGGATCCGCCGCCGCTGCTTCCACGTCCTCTGGCGGTATCTATGGAGGTCCTATCGGTGGCGGGTCTGTCCCGGGTGGTGCTAATTTCGAAGACGAAGAACCCCTCCTCGATGAACTCGGGATCCACCCGGATCAAATCTGGAAGAAAACCAAGTCGATCTTGAATCCGTTCCGGGTCAAACCCGATGTGCACAAGGACTCGGATTTGTCCGGACCGATTCTCCTATACATGTTCTTCGGCCTCTTCCAGTTGCTCGCCGGCAAGATCCAATTTGGCGTGATACTGGGATGGATCGTGGTTTCTTCCATCTTCCTGTATGTCGTGTTCAATATGTTGGCTGGACGAAATG GTGAAGTCTGA
- the LOC111789792 gene encoding protein YIPF5 homolog isoform X1 → MGTVKKEFAVPPVVFPSGGNPNLHQRGVATAPFQPPRSTGSSIPFMSFDIGSAAAASTSSGGIYGGPIGGGSVPGGANFEDEEPLLDELGIHPDQIWKKTKSILNPFRVKPDVHKDSDLSGPILLYMFFGLFQLLAGKIQFGVILGWIVVSSIFLYVVFNMLAGRNGNLNLHTCTSVVGYCMFPVVVFSAVSLFLPQAGILRSGVAGVFVLWATRICTSLMVSLADGGDEHRGLIAYACFLIFTLFSLLVIF, encoded by the coding sequence ATGGGGACGGTGAAGAAGGAGTTCGCTGTACCACCGGTGGTTTTCCCCTCTGGCGGCAACCCCAATCTTCACCAACGGGGTGTGGCGACGGCGCCATTTCAGCCTCCTCGGTCGACCGGCTCCAGCATTCCGTTTATGTCCTTCGACATCGGATCCGCCGCCGCTGCTTCCACGTCCTCTGGCGGTATCTATGGAGGTCCTATCGGTGGCGGGTCTGTCCCGGGTGGTGCTAATTTCGAAGACGAAGAACCCCTCCTCGATGAACTCGGGATCCACCCGGATCAAATCTGGAAGAAAACCAAGTCGATCTTGAATCCGTTCCGGGTCAAACCCGATGTGCACAAGGACTCGGATTTGTCCGGACCGATTCTCCTATACATGTTCTTCGGCCTCTTCCAGTTGCTCGCCGGCAAGATCCAATTTGGCGTGATACTGGGATGGATCGTGGTTTCTTCCATCTTCCTGTATGTCGTGTTCAATATGTTGGCTGGACGAAATGGTAATTTGAACCTTCACACATGTACTAGCGTAGTTGGGTACTGTATGTTTCCTGTTGTGGTTTTTTCGGCCGTGTCTTTGTTCCTGCCGCAAGCCGGTATATTGAGATCCGGAGTCGCCGGAGTTTTTGTGTTGTGGGCAACTAGGATCTGTACGAGTCTCATGGTTTCTCTTGCCGATGGTGGGGATGAGCACCGTGGGTTGATAGCATATGCTTGTTTTTTGATTTTCACTCTCTTTTCGTTGTTAGTTATATTTTAG
- the LOC111791177 gene encoding GDSL esterase/lipase At5g03610-like has protein sequence MDSKTLLCFSILCFSLLPELSGVVRVYAGGGSHRHRHRERRSSQSLGGGELWNSNPRKLFVFGDSYVDTGNNRKPAAKSWQYPYGVTFPGKPTGRFSDGRVLTDYLAKYLKVKSPIPYKWRKVGYGQLKYGMNFAYGGTGVFNTFVMSPNMSTQIDFFQQLIGESTFTNQDLQSSVALVSLAGNDYSVYQATDGSAQGWQPFITKVVNQLEVNLRRIHGVGVPKIVVTALEPLGCLPSSTVASSFQQCNATENQLVNFHNMLLQQSVAKLNSEVKDASASTFILLDLYSSFMVALNNKGDHLGNVKFENPLKPCCVGVSSEYSCGSMGSNGEKKYTICEDPGAAFFWDEVHPTQHGWFAVYSELQANLKQF, from the exons ATGGACTCCAAAActcttctctgtttctctaTCCTCTGTTTCTCGCTCCTCCCag AATTATCTGGGGTGGTAAGGGTTTATGCTGGTGGAGGTAGCCACCGTCATCGCCACCGCGAACGGCGGAGTAGCCAGAGTCTTGGAGGAGGGGAGCTATGGAATTCGAATCCTAGAAAGCTGTTTGTGTTTGGGGATTCTTACGTGGACACCGGGAACAACCGGAAACCGGCGGCCAAATCTTGGCAGTATCCGTATGGAGTTACTTTTCCCGGCAAACCCACCGGGCGTTTCTCCGATGGCCGTGTTTTGACTGATTACCTAG CGAAGTATCTGAAGGTGAAGTCTCCGATACCGTACAAATGGCGGAAAGTTGGGTACGGACAGTTGAAATACGGGATGAACTTCGCGTACGGCGGGACCGGCGTGTTCAATACGTTTGTAATGAGCCCTAACATGAGCACTCAGATCGACTTCTTCCAGCAGCTGATCGGCGAGTCGACGTTCACCAACCAAGATTTGCAGTCCTCTGTGGCGCTCGTCTCCCTTGCAGGCAACGATTATAGCGTCTACCAAGCCACTGATGGCTCTGCTCAG GGTTGGCAGCCATTTATAACGAAAGTGGTGAACCAGCTAGAGGTGAACCTGAGGCGCATCCATGGGGTGGGGGTCCCAAAGATAGTGGTGACGGCTCTTGAGCCACTGGGCTGCCTTCCTAGCAGCACAGTCGCTTCCTCCTTCCAACAGTGTAATGCAACTGAGAATCAGCTCGTCAACTTCCATAATATGCTATTGCAGCAATCTGTGGCAAAACTCAACAGTGAAGTCAAAGATGCTTCTGCTTCCACTTTCATCCTTCTTGATCTTTATTCCTCTTTCATGGTTGCTCTCAACAACAAAGGAGACCATCTTG GAAATGTGAAGTTTGAGAATCCATTGAAGCCATGTTGCGTGGGAGTAAGCAGCGAGTATTCATGTGGGAGTATGGGTTCGAATGGGGAGAAGAAGTACACGATTTGTGAAGATCCAGGAGCTGCATTCTTCTGGGACGAAGTGCATCCTACTCAGCATGGCTGGTTCGCTGTGTACTCTGAATTGCAAGCCAATCTAAAACAGTTTTAA